In Salinarimonas sp., a genomic segment contains:
- the glpK gene encoding glycerol kinase GlpK, translating into MARYTLAIDQGTTSTRAILFDDHMHVAGIAQQEFQQHYPASGWVEHEPDDLWETSVATVRQAMTDKGVSAADIAAIGITNQRETALVWDRRTGEPIHRAIVWQDRRTASICAKLKAEGHEAALTAKTGLLLDPYFSASKIGWMLDQVKGARARAERGELAFGTVDTWLLWRLTGGLHVTDATNAARTLLFDIHENRWDDDLCALFRVPKAMLPEVRDSAGDFGETRPDLFGGLIKIRGVAGDQQGATIGQACFTPGMVKSTYGTGCFAVLNTGETPIASKSKLLTTIAYRLNGKTTYALEGSIFVAGAAVQWLRDGLGIIDAAAKSGPMAEGADPTQDVYLVPAFVGLGAPHWDPDARGALFGLTRNTGPRELARAALESVCYQTADLLEAMKADWSGHAPANGETVLRVDGGMVASDWTMQRLADLLAAPVDRPEVKETTALGSAYLAGMDVGFYPPPEQFADRWRLERRFEPSMSKDEREKKLAGWKEAVRKLLA; encoded by the coding sequence GTGGCCCGCTACACCCTCGCCATCGACCAAGGCACGACCTCGACCCGCGCCATCCTGTTCGACGACCACATGCACGTCGCCGGGATCGCCCAGCAGGAATTCCAGCAGCACTACCCGGCGTCCGGCTGGGTCGAGCACGAGCCGGACGACCTGTGGGAGACGAGCGTCGCGACCGTACGCCAGGCGATGACGGACAAGGGCGTCTCCGCCGCCGACATCGCCGCCATCGGCATCACCAACCAGCGCGAGACGGCGCTCGTCTGGGATCGCAGGACCGGCGAGCCGATCCATCGCGCCATCGTCTGGCAGGACCGGCGCACGGCCTCGATCTGCGCGAAGCTGAAGGCGGAGGGCCACGAGGCGGCGCTCACGGCCAAGACCGGGCTCCTGCTCGATCCCTATTTCTCCGCCTCGAAGATCGGCTGGATGCTCGACCAGGTGAAGGGCGCGCGCGCCCGCGCGGAGCGCGGCGAGCTCGCCTTCGGCACGGTGGACACCTGGCTGCTGTGGCGGCTCACCGGCGGGCTCCACGTCACCGACGCCACCAACGCCGCGCGCACGCTCCTCTTCGACATTCACGAGAACCGCTGGGACGACGACCTGTGCGCACTGTTCCGCGTGCCGAAGGCGATGCTGCCGGAGGTGCGCGACTCGGCCGGCGACTTCGGCGAAACGCGGCCGGACCTGTTCGGCGGCCTGATCAAGATCCGCGGCGTCGCAGGCGACCAGCAGGGCGCCACGATCGGCCAGGCCTGCTTCACGCCGGGCATGGTGAAATCGACCTACGGAACCGGCTGCTTCGCCGTGCTCAACACCGGCGAGACGCCCATCGCCTCGAAATCGAAGCTGCTCACCACGATCGCCTATCGGCTGAACGGCAAGACCACCTACGCCCTCGAGGGATCGATCTTCGTCGCCGGCGCCGCCGTGCAATGGCTGCGCGACGGGCTCGGGATCATCGACGCGGCCGCGAAGAGCGGGCCGATGGCCGAGGGCGCCGACCCGACGCAGGACGTCTATCTCGTGCCCGCCTTCGTGGGGCTCGGCGCGCCGCACTGGGACCCGGACGCCCGCGGCGCCCTTTTCGGGCTCACCCGCAACACCGGCCCGCGCGAGCTCGCCCGCGCGGCGCTGGAGAGCGTCTGCTACCAGACTGCGGACCTGCTGGAGGCCATGAAGGCCGACTGGTCGGGCCACGCGCCGGCGAACGGCGAGACGGTGCTGCGCGTCGACGGCGGCATGGTCGCATCCGACTGGACCATGCAGCGCCTCGCCGACCTCCTCGCCGCCCCCGTCGACCGACCGGAGGTGAAGGAGACGACCGCGCTCGGCTCCGCCTATCTCGCCGGCATGGACGTCGGCTTCTACCCGCCCCCCGAGCAGTTCGCCGACCGCTGGCGCCTCGAGCGGCGCTTCGAGCCCTCGATGTCGAAGGACGAGCGCGAGAAGAAGCTCGCCGGGTGGAAAGAGGCGGTGCGCAAGCTGCTGGCGTGA
- a CDS encoding ribonuclease activity regulator RraA, whose protein sequence is MPLDKAIADALHAATTATLTTVLLKKGVRRSWMRGPKAWYNAGDRVVGEAFTLRFVPMREDLATPESWASPTSTRAAIEAMPEGAICVADAMGVEDAGIFGDILCARMRRKNVKALVTDGTVRDGAGVHGTGLPIWCSGVAAPASVAGLTFVGWEQPIGCGGVAIFPGDVIVADGDGAVVIPKAMVEEVAVAAVEQERLEAWIMREVERGVPLPGLYPPNAETRARYEADTTRG, encoded by the coding sequence ATGCCCCTCGACAAAGCCATCGCCGACGCCCTCCACGCCGCCACCACCGCGACGCTGACCACCGTGCTCCTGAAGAAGGGCGTGCGCCGTTCCTGGATGCGCGGGCCGAAGGCCTGGTACAATGCGGGCGACCGCGTCGTGGGCGAGGCCTTCACGCTGCGCTTCGTGCCCATGCGCGAGGATCTCGCGACCCCCGAGAGCTGGGCCTCGCCCACCTCCACCCGCGCGGCCATCGAGGCGATGCCCGAGGGCGCGATCTGCGTCGCCGACGCCATGGGCGTCGAGGACGCCGGCATCTTCGGCGACATCCTGTGCGCGCGCATGCGCCGGAAGAACGTCAAAGCGCTCGTCACCGACGGGACGGTGCGCGACGGCGCGGGCGTGCACGGCACGGGCCTGCCGATCTGGTGCTCGGGCGTCGCGGCGCCCGCGTCCGTCGCCGGGCTCACCTTCGTCGGCTGGGAGCAGCCGATCGGCTGCGGCGGCGTCGCGATCTTCCCCGGCGACGTGATCGTCGCCGACGGCGACGGCGCGGTGGTGATCCCCAAGGCCATGGTCGAGGAGGTCGCCGTCGCCGCCGTCGAGCAGGAGCGGCTCGAGGCCTGGATCATGCGCGAGGTCGAGCGCGGCGTGCCGCTGCCGGGCCTCTATCCGCCCAACGCCGAGACCAGGGCGCGCTACGAGGCCGACACGACGCGCGGCTGA
- a CDS encoding YdcF family protein, with translation MFFVLSKVAWFFLAPSNLMLVALVAGLALGAWARARRVGLGLAWAAAAAMIVFGFSPIATWLLNPLETRFPAYAGSDAPVAGIVVLGGAIQQDATLALGQPVVNEAGDRLLAAAALARTYPEAPLVLSGGSARIVGADAFTEAQGMAEVLVALGVARERLVLEDRSKNTWQNALYSREIAGPQPGETWLLVTSAWHMPRSMGVFRQAGFPATPYPVDYRAVGGDELVRPFRTMSDGLRRLDVAVREYVGLLAYRLTGRSDALFPGP, from the coding sequence ATGTTCTTCGTCCTCTCGAAGGTCGCCTGGTTCTTCCTCGCGCCCTCGAACCTGATGCTCGTCGCCCTCGTGGCCGGCCTCGCGCTCGGCGCGTGGGCGCGTGCGCGGCGGGTCGGGCTCGGGCTCGCCTGGGCGGCGGCGGCGGCGATGATCGTCTTCGGCTTCTCGCCGATCGCGACCTGGCTGCTCAACCCGCTGGAGACGCGCTTTCCGGCCTATGCCGGGAGCGACGCGCCGGTCGCCGGCATCGTCGTGCTGGGCGGGGCGATCCAGCAGGACGCGACGCTGGCGCTCGGCCAGCCGGTGGTCAACGAGGCGGGCGACCGCCTCCTCGCCGCCGCCGCGCTGGCGCGCACCTATCCGGAGGCGCCGCTCGTCCTGTCCGGCGGCAGCGCCCGCATCGTCGGCGCGGATGCGTTCACCGAGGCGCAGGGCATGGCGGAGGTGCTCGTCGCGCTGGGCGTTGCGCGCGAGCGGCTCGTGCTCGAGGACCGCTCGAAGAACACCTGGCAGAACGCGCTCTATTCCCGCGAGATCGCCGGGCCGCAGCCGGGCGAGACCTGGCTCCTCGTCACCTCCGCCTGGCACATGCCCCGCTCCATGGGCGTCTTCCGCCAGGCGGGCTTTCCGGCCACGCCCTATCCCGTGGATTACCGCGCCGTCGGCGGCGACGAGCTGGTCCGCCCGTTCCGGACCATGTCCGACGGCCTGCGCCGGCTCGACGTCGCGGTGCGGGAATATGTCGGGCTCCTGGCCTACCGGCTGACCGGGCGCTCGGACGCGCTGTTTCCGGGGCCGTGA
- a CDS encoding DUF3253 domain-containing protein, producing MADPLEETMLALVAERGPGKTICPSEVARAIGGPHPDGWGPLMQPVRRTAVRLAKEGKVAILRKGRPVDPDDFKGVYRIGLPGG from the coding sequence ATGGCGGATCCGCTCGAGGAGACGATGCTCGCCCTCGTGGCCGAGCGCGGGCCGGGCAAGACGATCTGCCCCTCGGAAGTGGCCCGCGCGATCGGCGGCCCCCATCCCGACGGCTGGGGGCCGCTGATGCAGCCCGTGCGCCGCACGGCGGTGCGGCTCGCCAAGGAGGGCAAGGTCGCGATCCTGCGCAAGGGGAGGCCGGTGGACCCGGACGACTTCAAGGGCGTCTACCGGATCGGGCTGCCGGGCGGGTGA
- a CDS encoding thymidylate synthase, with protein MRQYHDLLRRILDEGVEKADRTGTGTRSVFGHQMRFDLREGFPLVTTKKLHIRSIVHELLWFLAGDTNVRTLQENGVTIWDEWADAEGELGPVYGKQWRSWAAPGTPENPGGETIDQISWVVDEIRRNPDSRRLVVSAWNPADLPAMALAPCHCLFQFYVADGRLSCQLYQRSADVFLGVPFNIASYALLTHMVAQATGLGVGDFVHTFGDAHLYLNHLAQAKEQLSREERRLPRLVLNPNVTDLFAFRYEDIAVEGYDPHPAIRAPIAV; from the coding sequence ATGCGCCAGTACCACGATCTCCTCCGCCGCATCCTCGACGAGGGTGTCGAGAAGGCGGACCGCACCGGGACCGGCACGCGCTCCGTCTTCGGCCACCAGATGCGCTTCGACCTTCGCGAGGGCTTCCCGCTCGTCACGACGAAGAAGCTGCACATCCGCTCGATCGTGCACGAGCTGCTCTGGTTCCTCGCCGGCGACACCAACGTGCGCACGCTCCAGGAGAACGGCGTCACCATCTGGGACGAGTGGGCGGACGCGGAGGGCGAGCTCGGGCCCGTCTACGGCAAGCAATGGCGCTCCTGGGCGGCGCCCGGCACTCCGGAGAATCCCGGCGGCGAGACCATCGACCAGATCTCCTGGGTCGTCGACGAGATCCGCCGCAACCCCGATTCGCGCCGGCTCGTCGTCTCCGCCTGGAACCCGGCGGACCTCCCGGCCATGGCGCTCGCGCCCTGCCATTGCCTGTTCCAGTTCTACGTCGCGGACGGGCGGCTCTCCTGCCAGCTCTACCAGCGCTCCGCCGACGTTTTCCTGGGCGTGCCCTTCAACATCGCGAGCTACGCGCTCCTCACCCACATGGTGGCGCAGGCGACCGGGCTCGGCGTCGGCGATTTCGTGCACACGTTCGGCGACGCGCATCTCTACCTGAACCACCTCGCGCAGGCGAAGGAGCAGCTCTCCCGCGAGGAGCGCCGCCTGCCGCGGCTCGTGCTCAACCCCAACGTCACCGACCTCTTCGCCTTCCGCTACGAGGACATCGCGGTGGAGGGCTACGACCCCCACCCGGCGATTCGCGCGCCGATCGCGGTCTGA
- a CDS encoding multicopper oxidase domain-containing protein — MNHRSILRARAAGLAVGAAAALLAAPAAQAQAQRLVEPPPTAQMLRSGPPPAALQPFLAAPPTPTPGIPQGEAVLDLAIRYVEGAIFNPATGTNDTVNLRAYQDVRADPAADADFRYVGPTIETAPGETVRVTLHNELPETNQNCPSHGNINVPHCFNRTNLHSHGLWVSPTGNSDNVLISIEPGVSFQYEWNIPADHPAGTFWYHPHLHGGVALQVSSGMAGFIVIRGDRLPTPDTNGDVDTLLAGAEVEERLVLLQQNQYACYDANGTLETNPDGTYRCDPGQVGVIETYDNFSPGDWGASGRYTSINGEILPTFPGAVAGRLERWRIAHAGIRDTVSLMFREKRAGAGDFASAADPDAWIAENCPGEPLPAFALAEDGLTRAALDERTVSVLQPGYRTDLLVVFPEEGEYCVIDASAPATTTVSGDVESRRYLGDVSVGAGETVAVADLAASVAETLTAAAERTMPADVVATVVADIQDGLKLTKFVPHPTITADEVTGTQSLAFSIDVSTTPVGFLIDGQAYDPNRIDRTLVLGGVDEWTLTSGTNPAAGHPFHIHVNPFQIVEILNPQGVDVSETGEADDPQYAGLKGVWRDTLFVKPAYKVVIRTRYQRYIGEFVLHCHILDHEDQGMMQNVSIVLPNAAGTASAGAHGAH, encoded by the coding sequence ATGAACCATCGATCGATCCTTCGAGCACGCGCGGCGGGTCTCGCCGTCGGCGCGGCCGCGGCGCTTCTCGCCGCTCCGGCGGCGCAGGCGCAGGCCCAGCGCCTGGTCGAGCCGCCGCCGACGGCGCAGATGCTGCGCTCCGGACCCCCGCCGGCGGCTCTCCAGCCTTTCCTCGCCGCGCCGCCCACGCCGACGCCCGGCATCCCGCAGGGCGAGGCCGTGCTCGATCTCGCCATCCGCTACGTCGAGGGCGCGATCTTCAACCCGGCGACGGGCACGAACGACACGGTGAACCTGCGCGCCTACCAGGACGTGCGGGCCGATCCCGCGGCGGACGCCGATTTCCGCTATGTCGGCCCCACCATCGAGACCGCGCCCGGCGAGACGGTCCGCGTCACGCTCCACAACGAGCTGCCGGAGACGAACCAGAACTGCCCCTCGCACGGCAACATCAACGTCCCGCACTGCTTCAACCGCACGAACCTGCATTCGCACGGGCTCTGGGTCAGCCCGACCGGCAACAGCGACAACGTGCTGATCTCGATCGAGCCGGGCGTGAGCTTCCAGTACGAGTGGAACATCCCGGCCGACCATCCGGCGGGCACGTTCTGGTATCACCCGCACCTGCACGGCGGCGTGGCGCTGCAGGTCTCCTCCGGCATGGCGGGCTTCATCGTCATCCGCGGGGACCGCCTGCCGACGCCCGACACCAACGGCGACGTCGACACGCTGCTCGCCGGCGCGGAGGTCGAGGAGCGCCTCGTGCTGCTCCAGCAGAACCAGTACGCCTGCTACGACGCGAACGGGACCCTCGAGACCAATCCCGACGGCACCTATCGCTGCGACCCGGGCCAGGTCGGCGTCATCGAGACCTACGACAATTTCTCTCCCGGCGACTGGGGCGCGTCCGGCCGCTACACCTCGATCAACGGCGAGATCCTGCCGACCTTCCCCGGCGCGGTGGCGGGACGGCTCGAGCGCTGGCGCATCGCCCATGCCGGCATCCGCGACACGGTGAGCCTGATGTTCCGCGAGAAGCGCGCCGGCGCCGGCGATTTCGCGAGCGCGGCCGATCCGGACGCCTGGATCGCCGAGAACTGCCCCGGCGAGCCGCTGCCGGCCTTCGCGCTCGCCGAGGACGGGCTCACCCGCGCAGCGCTCGACGAGCGGACCGTGAGCGTCCTGCAGCCGGGCTACCGCACGGACCTGCTGGTCGTCTTCCCGGAAGAGGGCGAGTATTGCGTCATCGACGCCTCCGCACCCGCCACCACCACGGTCTCGGGCGACGTCGAGAGCCGGCGCTATCTCGGCGACGTCTCCGTCGGCGCGGGCGAGACGGTCGCGGTCGCCGACCTCGCGGCCTCCGTCGCCGAGACGCTCACCGCGGCGGCCGAGCGCACCATGCCGGCGGACGTGGTCGCGACCGTCGTCGCCGACATCCAGGACGGGCTGAAGCTGACGAAGTTCGTGCCGCACCCGACCATCACGGCCGACGAGGTGACGGGGACGCAGTCGCTCGCCTTCTCCATCGACGTGAGCACGACACCCGTCGGCTTCCTGATCGACGGCCAGGCCTACGACCCGAACCGGATCGACCGGACGCTCGTCCTCGGCGGCGTCGACGAGTGGACGCTCACCTCGGGGACGAACCCCGCCGCGGGCCATCCCTTCCACATCCACGTCAATCCGTTCCAGATCGTGGAGATCCTGAACCCGCAAGGCGTCGACGTCAGCGAGACGGGCGAGGCGGACGACCCGCAATATGCCGGCCTCAAGGGCGTCTGGAGGGACACGCTGTTCGTCAAGCCGGCCTACAAGGTCGTGATCCGCACCCGCTACCAGCGCTATATCGGCGAGTTCGTGCTCCACTGCCACATCCTCGACCACGAGGACCAGGGCATGATGCAGAACGTCTCGATCGTCCTGCCCAACGCGGCGGGCACGGCCTCCGCGGGGGCGCACGGCGCGCATTGA
- a CDS encoding PRC-barrel domain-containing protein, translating to MKRMFLAALVGSTALAPAALMAQDQQNQQNQQGQQQQMMQAQQNQQGQQGQMQSQEARVTAQQMRGQPLIGANGNRIGTVEQIVIGRSGQSYAVVQVQGGQNRLLPTQAIVLRDGRLYVQDITRQQVAELRSATEAEGGQFEEATGEQVLVLAMETETQMQGQRTQQQTAQAEGAEIVVERTAPRLRIEQPTPQVLVDPAEPEVTVRQQNPQIIVRQAPPTVTINQPQPEIIVRMPEPQVDVAQGQPDVMVRQGEPQVQVEQPQQQAAVAVQQSQAEVQIQEDQQRAAVAISRARPEVTFERTGEAQVEFMQEQGQPTVRYERMQTAQQDQQQQMQAQQEQQQAQAGDGMDRARQMLVEEGEVEATGALNAQTRNVAITELEGQTVYNYRGQELGDIERVVATPNDEFLVVIGAGGFLGMAEEEVALPLQRLSLRGDQLMIRGVTESDLEGMQDYETRYPQAQELGAGEEVDVVIEE from the coding sequence ATGAAACGCATGTTCCTCGCTGCGCTCGTGGGCTCGACCGCGCTCGCGCCCGCAGCGCTCATGGCCCAGGACCAGCAGAACCAGCAGAACCAGCAGGGCCAGCAGCAGCAGATGATGCAGGCCCAGCAGAACCAGCAGGGTCAGCAGGGCCAGATGCAGAGCCAGGAGGCCCGCGTCACCGCCCAGCAGATGCGCGGACAGCCGCTGATCGGCGCCAACGGCAATCGAATCGGCACCGTCGAGCAGATCGTCATCGGTCGCTCGGGCCAGAGCTACGCCGTGGTGCAGGTGCAGGGCGGCCAGAACCGTCTCCTGCCGACGCAGGCCATCGTGCTGCGTGACGGGCGTCTCTACGTCCAGGACATCACGCGCCAGCAGGTCGCCGAGCTTCGTTCCGCGACCGAGGCCGAGGGCGGCCAGTTCGAGGAGGCCACGGGCGAGCAGGTTCTCGTGCTGGCCATGGAGACCGAGACGCAGATGCAGGGTCAGCGCACCCAGCAGCAGACGGCCCAGGCCGAGGGCGCCGAGATCGTCGTCGAGCGCACGGCGCCGCGCCTGCGCATCGAGCAGCCCACTCCGCAGGTTCTGGTCGACCCGGCCGAGCCCGAGGTGACGGTTCGCCAGCAGAACCCGCAGATCATCGTCCGTCAGGCCCCGCCGACGGTGACGATCAACCAGCCGCAGCCCGAGATCATCGTGCGCATGCCCGAGCCGCAGGTCGACGTGGCGCAGGGCCAGCCCGACGTCATGGTGCGCCAGGGCGAGCCGCAGGTGCAGGTCGAGCAGCCGCAGCAGCAGGCCGCCGTGGCCGTGCAGCAGTCCCAGGCCGAGGTGCAGATCCAGGAGGATCAGCAGCGGGCGGCCGTCGCGATCTCCCGCGCCCGTCCGGAGGTGACCTTCGAGCGCACCGGCGAGGCGCAGGTCGAGTTCATGCAGGAGCAGGGCCAGCCGACGGTCCGCTACGAGCGCATGCAGACCGCGCAGCAGGACCAGCAGCAGCAGATGCAGGCCCAGCAGGAGCAGCAGCAGGCCCAGGCCGGTGACGGCATGGACCGCGCGCGCCAGATGCTGGTCGAGGAAGGCGAGGTCGAGGCCACGGGCGCGCTCAACGCCCAGACCCGCAACGTCGCCATCACCGAGCTCGAGGGCCAGACGGTCTACAACTATCGTGGCCAGGAGCTCGGCGACATCGAGCGCGTCGTCGCCACGCCCAACGACGAGTTCCTCGTCGTGATCGGCGCCGGCGGCTTCCTCGGCATGGCCGAGGAGGAGGTCGCGCTTCCGCTGCAGCGTCTGTCGCTGCGCGGCGACCAGCTGATGATCCGCGGCGTCACCGAGTCCGATCTCGAGGGCATGCAGGATTACGAGACCCGTTATCCGCAGGCCCAGGAGCTCGGCGCCGGCGAAGAGGTCGACGTCGTGATCGAGGAGTAA
- a CDS encoding DUF1491 family protein, producing the protein MRLTSEFVVAALIRQAGIETVPAVLRRRGAAEAGAIFVKVDRLDGTADLYGPAPQALLDEEATGERLFAPMMTGATPLDVEERLTTEIRFDPDLWLVEIEDRQGRPFVPLARSET; encoded by the coding sequence TTGCGCCTGACATCCGAGTTCGTGGTCGCGGCCCTGATCCGCCAGGCCGGGATCGAGACCGTGCCCGCCGTGCTGCGCCGTCGCGGGGCGGCGGAGGCGGGCGCGATCTTCGTCAAGGTCGACCGGCTCGACGGGACGGCGGACCTCTACGGCCCGGCCCCCCAGGCGCTCCTCGACGAGGAGGCGACCGGCGAGCGTCTGTTCGCACCGATGATGACGGGCGCGACGCCGCTCGACGTCGAGGAGCGCCTGACGACGGAGATCCGCTTCGATCCCGATCTCTGGCTCGTCGAGATCGAGGACCGGCAGGGCCGCCCCTTCGTTCCGCTCGCGAGAAGCGAGACCTGA
- a CDS encoding peptidoglycan-binding domain-containing protein: MPNVMAARSGRDTTLSSAPARRRGPAKRPSRLGLLAASALRHPGRLFASAVFAAGATYIVLNALAFQTARHPAPLFAEPGSRGTGPVAVAPAPAPRVPQAVPAPAPTVPPPVPDIARAPLPPARAPIAGLPAVPPAPPPAPTLAEDVDPIGALLREGTAETTASVTPIAPDPQVARVQEALLALDYGPITRDGLFGPNTSAAIAAFERDEGLEVTGGLEPATLRALAVRSGVSID, translated from the coding sequence GTGCCTAACGTCATGGCGGCCCGTTCCGGGCGCGACACCACCCTGTCGAGCGCGCCCGCCCGGCGGCGCGGCCCCGCCAAGCGCCCGAGCCGTCTCGGGCTCCTGGCGGCGAGCGCGCTGCGCCATCCCGGGCGGCTCTTCGCCAGCGCCGTCTTCGCCGCCGGCGCGACCTACATCGTGCTGAACGCGCTCGCCTTCCAGACGGCGCGGCATCCGGCGCCGCTCTTCGCGGAGCCCGGCTCTCGCGGCACGGGCCCCGTCGCCGTCGCGCCCGCACCGGCGCCGCGCGTTCCGCAAGCCGTCCCCGCGCCGGCGCCCACCGTCCCGCCGCCGGTTCCCGACATCGCGCGCGCGCCGCTGCCCCCGGCCCGCGCGCCGATCGCGGGCCTGCCCGCGGTCCCGCCGGCGCCGCCGCCCGCCCCGACACTCGCCGAGGACGTCGACCCGATCGGCGCGCTGCTGCGCGAGGGCACCGCGGAGACCACCGCGTCCGTGACCCCGATCGCGCCCGATCCGCAGGTCGCGCGCGTGCAGGAGGCGCTCCTCGCCCTCGATTACGGGCCGATCACCAGGGACGGGCTCTTCGGCCCCAACACCAGCGCCGCCATCGCCGCGTTCGAGCGCGACGAGGGCCTCGAGGTGACGGGCGGGCTCGAGCCGGCTACCCTGCGCGCGCTCGCCGTGCGCTCGGGCGTCTCCATCGACTGA
- a CDS encoding PAS domain-containing sensor histidine kinase, with amino-acid sequence MRAIEARLADLVHESVRGDSVEAQRHRRFIVTRMTIGIAVLVLAPIYLALRGPVTLAEYLAFGFLAAPLAAGLVLAFTGRLALAHAISAAAFAGVVCCIASATGGLRSTATIWLIAVPLEALVSGSRRSALSATFVAGFAVIVLALLEALGIQPAQQPWSPEVATPIFALFAIAHAGSLVVSVSRVHDAQADALRGREARDRSLLQVIDDLVVWHDKNGHVLSTSPAAMKLLGAPSAALEERGLFSRVHIQDRPAYLKAISDAATGTIAVTTQFRMHYGDALGGEAGRVVWIEMRAYRIAARGERARVVSVLRDVTAQKGHETDLERARVEAERADAGKARFLATVSHELRTPLNAIIGFSEILSCESMAGVGPEQRRDYARIIHESGHHLLEVVNSLLDMSQIETGNFEFAPGPFDVAPLVEGCVDLMRLKAEAAGVALASAVEPGLPEIVADRRACRQILINLVSNAVKFTPAGGSVTVSVKRRGPMLAIVVADTGIGVPESALSKLGDPFFQVHATYDRPHEGTGLGLSVVRGLVGLHGGTLSIESGPGEGMVVTVELPLAGRAQRGESARAPIAITVRARRRAARPAQTEAAEPAPAAAADLVTEEFKRSA; translated from the coding sequence GTGAGAGCGATCGAGGCACGTCTGGCGGATCTCGTGCACGAGTCCGTTCGCGGCGACAGCGTCGAGGCGCAGCGCCACCGGCGCTTCATCGTCACGCGGATGACGATCGGCATCGCCGTCCTGGTCCTCGCGCCGATCTACCTCGCCCTGCGCGGCCCGGTCACGCTCGCGGAATATCTCGCCTTCGGCTTCCTGGCCGCGCCGCTCGCGGCGGGTCTCGTGCTCGCGTTCACCGGCCGGCTCGCCCTCGCGCACGCGATCTCCGCCGCGGCCTTCGCGGGCGTCGTCTGCTGCATCGCCAGCGCGACCGGCGGGCTGCGCTCGACGGCGACGATCTGGCTGATCGCGGTGCCGCTCGAGGCGCTCGTGTCCGGGTCGCGGCGCTCGGCGCTGAGCGCCACCTTCGTCGCCGGCTTCGCCGTCATCGTCCTGGCCCTGCTCGAGGCGCTCGGGATCCAGCCGGCGCAGCAGCCCTGGTCGCCCGAGGTCGCCACGCCGATCTTCGCGCTGTTCGCCATCGCGCATGCGGGCTCCCTGGTGGTCTCGGTCTCCCGGGTTCACGACGCGCAGGCGGACGCCCTGCGCGGGCGCGAGGCGCGCGACCGCTCGCTGCTCCAGGTGATCGACGATCTCGTCGTCTGGCACGACAAGAACGGGCACGTGCTCTCCACCAGCCCCGCCGCCATGAAGCTCCTCGGCGCGCCGTCCGCGGCGCTGGAGGAGCGCGGGTTGTTCTCGCGGGTCCACATCCAGGATCGCCCGGCCTACCTGAAGGCGATCAGCGACGCGGCGACGGGCACCATCGCGGTGACGACGCAGTTCCGCATGCATTACGGCGATGCGCTCGGCGGCGAAGCCGGCCGCGTCGTCTGGATCGAGATGCGCGCCTACCGCATCGCCGCGCGCGGCGAGCGCGCCCGGGTCGTCTCGGTCCTGCGCGACGTCACCGCCCAGAAGGGCCACGAGACGGATCTCGAGCGCGCGCGCGTCGAGGCGGAGCGGGCGGATGCGGGCAAGGCGCGGTTCCTCGCCACGGTCAGCCACGAGCTGCGCACGCCGCTCAACGCCATCATCGGCTTCTCCGAGATCCTCTCCTGCGAGAGCATGGCCGGGGTCGGCCCCGAGCAGCGGCGCGACTACGCGCGGATCATCCACGAATCCGGCCATCACCTGCTCGAGGTGGTCAACTCCCTCCTCGACATGTCGCAGATCGAGACCGGGAATTTCGAGTTCGCGCCGGGACCCTTCGACGTCGCGCCGCTCGTGGAGGGCTGCGTCGACCTGATGCGGCTCAAGGCCGAGGCCGCGGGCGTGGCGCTCGCCTCCGCGGTCGAGCCGGGCCTGCCGGAGATTGTCGCCGACCGGCGCGCCTGCCGGCAGATCCTGATCAACCTCGTCTCCAACGCGGTCAAGTTCACGCCGGCCGGCGGCTCGGTCACGGTCTCGGTGAAGCGCCGCGGCCCCATGCTCGCCATCGTCGTCGCCGATACCGGCATCGGCGTGCCGGAATCGGCCCTCTCCAAGCTCGGCGACCCCTTCTTCCAGGTGCACGCCACCTACGACCGGCCGCACGAGGGCACCGGTCTCGGGCTCTCCGTGGTCCGCGGGCTCGTCGGCCTGCACGGCGGGACGCTCTCCATCGAGAGCGGGCCGGGGGAGGGGATGGTCGTCACCGTCGAGCTGCCCCTCGCCGGGCGCGCGCAGCGGGGCGAGAGCGCCCGCGCGCCGATCGCCATCACCGTCCGCGCGCGGCGGCGCGCGGCCCGTCCCGCGCAGACGGAAGCGGCCGAGCCCGCGCCCGCCGCCGCGGCCGATCTCGTCACCGAGGAGTTCAAGCGCAGTGCCTAA